AATTAGGTTTGAGCCCAACCTTACCGAGCTCAGCTGGACGGAGAAAGACTTTTTTTCCGCTAAAGCCTATGATGATGGTGGACCTCTTAGGTTGATTGATTGCGAGGCCCATGAGTAATGTGGAGGTCACCAAAGTTAGATGGATCTCGACTTACCACAAGCTTAACAAGCAAGtatattgtttgaaatattttcaatagATCAAATTGCGCATAATTATTTTACGGgagtttttttcattttcttgtgtttataatatattttccaaattaataacAAATGTCCAGTGTAAGGTGTTTGTCCAGCATGCCAATCTAACTAATATTAGACCCGTCAAATAGGTGGgtcggtcgggtcgggtcgggtcgggtcgggtcgggtcgggtcgagtcgAGTCGAGTTTGGGTCGGGCTGAAAATGGGTCAACCcatatttgaccaatttaacccgttttgacccatattcatGTAGTGTAAATCAagtgacccatacccgacccatacTCGACTCAacccgtattgctaaaacctattaatattctaggaaaacccacCTCTACTAtatgttaattagattaagacttcaaattaaatttaaaatagtaaataaaataaaataaagtttaaaaaaacctataaattgaaatatttataaagaaatagatcatgcacatgcttctcttatttgaagtgaacataccATTGAGTAATTAAAAACgtaacataaaaaaatctttaattaaACTTAATAAAGCtcatttttctgatttttttataaaaaaaaaagtattgctaaaacattttatgcaatacaaatttaatgcaaattttttataattatttttttaaaaaatctaatttttaattatttctaaaaatataatttttatttttctaaaatataatttttttatttttattttctaaaatataattttgatttttaataattatttttttaaaaaaaaaaatctaatttttaattatttctaaaaatataatttttattttttctaaaatataatttttttatttttattttctaaaatataattttgatttttaataattattttttctttttctcttttctttttcttctttcccgccgccgccgcggccacGACAACCGCCTATGACCGGTCACAGCAAGATTGAACTCGCCGGTGTCGGGCAGGCTAGATCTCGCCAATCTAGCGAGGCCCCGCCTAATGCTAGCAAGGTCGAGTCTTGCCGCATCCGGCGAGACTCGAGCCTCGCCCTCGGCTCGTTGCCGACCGTGACCGGCCACCGactaaggaaggaagaaaaagaaagaaaaagaaaagaaaagaaaattgaaatatgaaaataattataatttcgatttttataataaaaatatttttataaagttaaagatgAAAAGATTGTATGGGCTTGAgttgaaaatttagaaatcaattCTAACTTCCAACCCACTTGATATTTTAAATGAgtcaaaaatgggtcaaaaCTTCTGACTCATTTTTGACCTATTTAAATTATACTCACttttttgacccatttttagttgagtttttaaaaatttctgacCCATATACAACCCATATAACTAAAATATGGGTCCAAAAATaggtcaatgacccattttgacacctctaacTGATATTAAGCGGTTCAAAAAAACATAATATCGTTGCGAAatttcttgattaattttaatgcaatttaacTACATTGTCATTACAACACTTGATTTTCCTGCACATCTTGTAGTATGGTGTTTGGGAATGCACATAGAAGTTGTATTAACATGTCAGATGCCAATATTACCaacttgattaattaaactGACCAAATTGGATCTCCTTATGGAGCACAATGACTGAACtgaacaaaagaagcaaaattcaagaatcaaatTTTACACCGCATGCATATAATCAAATGACCATGGTACCCCTAAAAGTAAAATGAGTTTTGTTAAGAAATATCTATCCAAGAAATGGGTTTCGATTACAAGGTTTACTGGttataataaaaacaaaagaaaattgcataTTCGATGTCTTTAATCAGTAGCCTAGCAtaaactttctttatttttatttttaggttccAACTGAAGTCCTAGACATTTCCAGCACCATCTTCGTCACTCTCCGGCACCTTCTGGCATCCCAAGTTCTCGATTTTTCCTCCATCTATAAATACGCTTAGACCATCAGAGTCTTCACCGACACATCGACTATTTCCATCCGAAAAACACCTCACCCTTCTCGAGCTTGGTTCCATCTTCCGATCTGCGACAAGATAATGAAGCGTGTCGGCCCCAGGAAAGATACCACGACGCTCCCCATCGTGACCCGCGACGAGGAAGGCAAGAAGAGGGTGGCGAAGATAGAGGTGGAGGCTCACAAAGTGGACACCGTCGAATACTTAGAGAGGAAGCTGATGGACAAGGGCGTGCAGCGGATGGAGCGCCACCCCGCCGATGGCCTCGGCGGCATCGGCCGCCCACCGCCCAAGTCCGGTCGTGGTGGTAAGTACACGTGGGAGGGGCCGGAGGATCCAGCAGAGAGCGAGCTGGCCCCGACACCACCGGCAATTGACGAGAAGGATCCAAACTATGTGGATGAGGAAGCGGAGGAGAAGGTGATCAGAGGGGAGGACGGGGAGGTGGCCGGGCTGGTGGTGGGGGAGGTGGAGGTGCCCAAGGCTCACGAGGTCGGGGTCGCAAGGATCGAAGTTGATCCTAACTTGAAGGTGGTTCAACAGGAGGATTGAGTAGTTTGATGAGATTGTACATTTTTAAGGACTTACGTCGACATCCTCGACTAATCCCATCTTATCTTCTTCAGTTATGTCTTTGGATTCCCCGTATATGTAACGTCTTTCGTTTTATAGTGTCTTCAGCTCAAGACAGGGATTTTGGATTTGCTTCTGCAGCATACCAGAACAGacacaaattgattttcttggaCCGGCCGAAAGAATGTATCTTTTGAGACCAAAATTTGCTTTGCATAGATCAGGGATTGCAGCTTTTGTTCTGTCACTTTTGATTATGAACAACTTCAAGACATATTCCTGTAAAGCAGTGCCATCTCTTAACCTAAACCATCACTTCTATAAAATCACTAATATAGTGTACCAAGAGATAATCCGAGCGCTAACAGCAATAGGCCACTTGTCATCGGTTGTTGAACCGtctgatattttaatattaaaaattacataTATGGTCTGCAAGAAGAACGAAAAAGGGAGGAAATGACCCAAGTGAAGGTGGACCACTTGCAAATGGCCTCCTCTCAACAAAATCGCCTTCACTCCACTTAGGATTTTGGGCATTAACTTTAGAGTCTCCCAAAACTCACCTCTATTCCTCCTGCAACGGAGCTTTGATGAAATCACTCGACCAAAAGCTTTAGAACAGACTCATATTTTGGACTCTATCGATGTCCCGAGTTGTCCTCAGATGTCATTTTTCTAACCCGCACCGAAGCCTTCGAGAGCAGCTGGTAAGGTCTCTTCGATCTGTCGTTCGTGCGCCACCGCGCTCGCGTGCCGCCCGAGTCTCTCTCCCAACGTCCCTaggttgagtaagtttttcCTTCATGGCTCCGATCACATTTCCCCTGGGATGAAGATGTTGCACTTCGCCGCCTTCGCCCTATTAAATCACATCGTGATGGTTTTGATTTGCACTCCATCATTCTCATTATACAGAATGGAAATCAAATTTACACGGCTGCTCTATCGAAATCACACCTTGCAACCTCATAATCCTTAGCCATCTCCGCCATGCGAGCCTCTTCCTCTTCATATTCACTTGCCTTCACTTTGATCAGTTCCACTTTCTTCTGCTCATGTTTCTCTGCTTCGCTCCCCTTCCTTGCGTCTCTatgtcaaattttataattttgtgaTGATATTAAGGttctt
The sequence above is drawn from the Eucalyptus grandis isolate ANBG69807.140 chromosome 11, ASM1654582v1, whole genome shotgun sequence genome and encodes:
- the LOC104425924 gene encoding uncharacterized protein LOC104425924, with translation MKRVGPRKDTTTLPIVTRDEEGKKRVAKIEVEAHKVDTVEYLERKLMDKGVQRMERHPADGLGGIGRPPPKSGRGGKYTWEGPEDPAESELAPTPPAIDEKDPNYVDEEAEEKVIRGEDGEVAGLVVGEVEVPKAHEVGVARIEVDPNLKVVQQED